The following are encoded in a window of Drosophila simulans strain w501 chromosome 3L, Prin_Dsim_3.1, whole genome shotgun sequence genomic DNA:
- the LOC6737838 gene encoding histone acetyltransferase KAT2A — protein sequence MSGGPSITLKSQPIDGNNTGNAAAQQQQQAANGAATAGASGAAGSAQNPGHGGAAAGAGSVPAEGTRQNSLQRIQQRKQKVFNLPVPQKLAKLSMYSACQSEGCRCTGWKTPQENRHRDVESSYCPEFNEECRNTSCRHSLRSHIAHLDNISSSSMNELLGAIIDMENLFMSMQRVEDEDTKKVYQYLFRLLRQCVLTRQQAVIRGPLGDPPFETPCITKAVLSLVFYKYNHLSTPELQTMTEVAKTFLNFLNHYNFESPSTRRGDLTHEDASNYKINYTRWLVFCHVPAFCNSLRQCETSLVFGRTLLRTVFQCMSQQLKKKCISERDRFPEDKRSIITLMPKFLETLRAELLKDDSPIWDTSYRPSNSFVIQQRKRNQEVATVPIGPSAAGIGGSKRTSVGEPLHKRIKKEPTDRPSSENLDDLPADVVMRAMKSVSESKTTNKAEILFPVNVSRDENVKAEEQKRAIEFHVVGNSLTKPVDKQTVLWLLGLQLVFAYQLPEMPREYISQLVFDTKHKTLALIKENQPIGGICFRPFPSQGFTEIVFCAVTMSEQVKGYGTHLMNHLKDYSIQRGIKHLLTFADCDAIGYFKKQGFSKDIKLARPVYAGYIKEYDSATLMHCELHPSIVNTQFIAVIRSQSEILKELIAQRHNEVQKVRPGLTCFKEGLPSIPVESIPGLREIGWKPQNRPARSSRPLEESTDPEKLATSFASVLQSVRQHTTAWPFLRPVTAAEVPDYYDHIKYPMDLKTMGERLKKGYYQTRRLFMADMARIFSNCRFYNSPDTEYYRCANSLERYFQTKMRELGLWDK from the exons ATGTCTGGTGGTCCATCCATAACGCTAAAAAGCCAACCCATCGATGGTAACAACACGGGCAACGCTGcggcgcaacagcagcagcaggcagcgAATGGCGCAGCAACCGCTGGTGCATCTGGAGCCGCTGGCAGCGCCCAGAATCCAGGACATGGAGGAGCTGCGGCCGGCGCTGGCAGTGTGCCGGCAGAGGGAACGCGGCAGAACAGCCTGCAGCGCATTCAGCAGCGAAAGCAAAAGGTCTTCAATCTGCCCGTGCCACAGAAATTGGCCAAATTGTCGATGTATTCCGCCTGCCAGTCGGAGGGATGCCGCTGCACCGGCTGGAAAACACCGCAGGAAAATCGCCACCGCGACGTCGAGTCCTCCTACTGTCCGGAGTTCAACGAGGAGTGCCGCAACACCAGCTGTCGCCATTCGCTGAGATCGCACATAGCCCATCTGGACAATATATCCAGTTCCAGCATGAACGAGCTACTGGGCGCCATCATAGACATGGAGAACCTATTCATGTCCATGCAGCGCGTCGAGGACGAGGACACCAAGAAGGTGTACCAGTACCTCTTCCGTTTGCTGCGCCAGTGCGTCCTCACGCGCCAGCAGGCGGTCATCCGGGGACCTCTCGGCGATCCACCATTCGAGACGCCGTGCATCACCAAGGCTGTGCTCTCGCTGGTCTTCTACAAGTACAATCACCTGAGCACGCCTGAACTCCAAACCATGACCGAGGTGGCCAAGACGTTCTTGAACTTTCTGAACCACTACAACTTTGAATCGCCGTCGACCAGGAGGGGAGATCTCACCCACGAGGATGCCTCTAACTACAAAATCAACTACACCAGGTGGTTGGTGTTCTGCCACGTGCCCGCCTTCTGTAACTCCCTGCGCCAATGTGAAACGTCCCTAGTGTTTGGACGAACGCTCCTGCGCACCGTTTTCCAGTGCATGTCGCAGCAGCTGAAGAAGAAGTGCATCTCCGAGCGGGATCGCTTTCCCGAGGACAAGCGTTCGATCATCACGCTGATGCCGAAGTTTCTGGAAACGCTTCGCGCCGAATTGCTCAAGGATGATTCGCCCATCTGGGATACCAGCTACCGCCCGTCAAATTCCTTTGTCATCCAGCAGAGAAAGCGTAATCAGGAGGTGGCAACTGTACCCATTGGTCCCAGTGCAGCAGGCATTGGTGGGAGCAAGAGGACCAGTGTGGGTGAACCGCTCCACAAGCGAATCAAAAAGGAGCCCACCGATCGTCCAAGCAG TGAGAATTTGGATGACCTGCCTGCGGACGTAGTAATGCGCGCCATGAAATCGGTGTCCGAGTCGAAGACCACCAACAAAGCGGAAATTCTCTTTCCGGTTAATGTGTCGCGCGATGAGAACGTCAaggcggaggagcagaagcGAGCCATTGAGTTCCATGTGGTGGGCAATTCGCTGACCAAACCGGTGGACAAGCAGACTGTCTTGTGGCTACTGGGCCTGCAGCTCGTATTTGCCTACCAGCTACCCGAGATGCCGCGCGAGTATATCAGCCAGTTGGTTTTCGACACCAAGCACAAAACCCTGGCGCTCATCAAGGAAAACCAGCCCATCGGCGGCATCTGTTTCCGCCCGTTTCCGTCGCAGGGCTTCACCGAGATCGTTTTCTGCGCGGTCACCATGTCGGAACAAGTGAAGGGCTATGGCACGCACTTGATGAACCACTTGAAGGACTACAGCATACAGAGGGGCATCAAGCATCTCCTCACATTCGCCGATTGCGATGCCATCGGGTACTTCAAGAAGCAGGGTTTCTCCAAGGACATCAAATTGGCGCGACCAGTTTATGCGGGCTACATCAAGGAGTACGATAGTGCCACTCTCATGCACTGCGAGCTGCATCCAAGCATTGTGAACACGCAGTTCATAGCTG TAATTCGCAGTCAGAGCGAGATTCTGAAGGAGCTGATCGCACAACGCCACAACGAGGTGCAGAAAGTAAGACCCGGCTTGACCTGCTTCAAGGAGGGCCTGCCCTCGATTCCCGTGGAATCGATTCCTGGTCTGCGGGAGATCGGTTGGAAGCCGCAAAATCGCCCGGCGCGCTCTTCGCGACCCCTCGAGGAGTCCACCGATCCGGAGAAGCTGGCCACGTCCTTTGCATCTGTGCTGCAATCCGTGCGCCAGCACACCACCGCCTGGCCCTTCCTGCGCCCGGTGACTGCGGCCGAGGTTCCGGACTACTACGATCACATCAAATATCCCATGGACCTGAAGACCATGGGCGAGCGCCTGAAGAAGGGTTACTACCAAACGCGCCGCCTGTTCATGGCGGACATGGCGCGCATCTTCTCCAACTGTCGGTTCTACAATTCGCCCGACACCGAGTATTATCGGTGTGCCAACTCCCTGGAGCGCTACTTCCAGACCAAGATGCGCGAGCTGGGGCTGTGGGACAAATGA
- the LOC6737839 gene encoding uncharacterized protein LOC6737839, whose translation MAFNQSFEDIESQLDNFVIRKKQQSEKSTGKCGPEVHDNVPLTISQIERATQDPENENVFITDDVHPIHFCTCIVYAFVTGNGKHNESFMKFMIDDGTGSLEASITKKPFNGRVITSLYSEASSLASSEAYKSIAVSMMRLLQVSMEYIDPNRISRGHNLFLRGRPNRFRGKMGLDAFQFFIDSGRSREMEIGFVDYLTDWQRRHKTMQNTTNK comes from the coding sequence ATGGCTTTCAATCAGAGTTTCGAGGACATAGAAAGCCAGCTGGATAACTTCGTGATACGCAAGAAGCAACAGAGTGAAAAGTCCACGGGCAAATGTGGTCCGGAGGTCCACGACAACGTACCGCTGACCATCTCCCAGATTGAGCGCGCAACTCAGGATCCGGAGAACGAGAATGTGTTCATCACAGACGACGTGCATCCGATTCACTTCTGCACCTGCATCGTTTATGCCTTCGTGACTGGCAATGGAAAGCACAACGAGTCGTTCATGAAGTTCATGATCGATGATGGCACCGGCTCCCTGGAGGCCAGCATCACCAAAAAGCCCTTCAATGGACGCGTGATCACCAGCCTGTACAGTGAAGCCTCGTCGCTGGCCTCGTCCGAGGCCTACAAGAGCATTGCCGTGAGCatgatgcggctgctgcaggTCTCCATGGAGTACATAGATCCCAACCGCATCTCGAGGGGCCACAACCTATTCCTGCGCGGTCGTCCGAATAGGTTCCGCGGCAAGATGGGTCTGGACGCCTTTCAGTTCTTCATAGACAGCGGCCGGTcgcgggaaatggaaattggctTCGTGGACTACCTAACCGACTGGCAACGAAGGCACAAAACAATGCAGAATACAACTAATAAATAG
- the LOC6737840 gene encoding eukaryotic translation initiation factor 2 subunit 2, which translates to MDAEDGFDPTLLKKKKKKKTTFDLDAALGLEDDTKKEDPQDEASAEGGAAAEEDNLDLESFGKKKKKKKKPFNMDEIEAAVPSFGNDEVAASEEPEEEEINLDMDFSMAKKKKKSKKKELDELFADQADDDRSEDKENDEDNSSTWFGSDRDYTYDELLKRVFEIILDKNPDMAAGRKPKFVMRPPQVLRVGTKKTSFANFMDIAKTLHRLPKHLLDFLLAELGTSGSMDGNQQLIIKGRFQPKQIENVLRRYIKEYVTCHTCRSPETILQKDTRLFFLQCESCGSRCSVASIKSGFQAVTGKRAAIRAKTT; encoded by the exons ATGGACGCGGAAGAC GGTTTTGATCCCACTTTGctgaaaaagaagaagaagaagaagaccaCGTTCGATCTGGACGCGGCATTGGGTCTGGAGGATGACACCAAGAAGGAGGATCCCCAGGATGAGGCATCGGCGGAAGGAGGTGCCGCCGCCGAGGAGGATAATCTAGATCTGGAGAGTTTcggcaagaagaagaaaaagaagaagaagcccTTCAACATGGACGAAATCGAGGCGGCCGTACCCAGCTTCGGCAACGATGAGGTGGCCGCCAGCGAGGagcccgaggaggaggagatcaATCTGGACATGGACTTCTCGatggccaaaaagaagaagaagagcaagaAGAAGGAACTGGACGAGCTGTTCGCGGACCAAGCGGACGACGACAGGAGCGAAGACAAAGAGAACG ACGAGGACAACAGCTCAACCTGGTTTGGCTCCGACCGCGATTACACATACGACGAGTTGCTGAAGCGGGTCTTCGAAATCATTCTCGACAAGAATCCGGACATGGCCGCCGGCCGCAAGCCAAAGTTCGTGATGCGACCGCCGCAGGTGCTGCGCGTGGGAACCAAGAAGACCTCCTTTGCCAACTTCATGGACATTGCGAAAACGCTGCATCGCCTGCCCAAGCATCTGCTCGACTTCCTGCTGGCCGAGTTGGGTACCAGTGGCTCGATGGACGGCAACCAGCAGCTGATCATCAAGGGCCGTTTCCAGCCCAAACAGATCGAGAACGTGCTGCGTCGCTACATCAAGGAGTACGTCACCTGTCACACCTGCCGCTCCCCGGAAACGATATTGCAGAAGGACACGCGTCTCTTCTTCCTGCAGTGCGAATCCTGTGGCTCCCGCTGCTCGGTGGCCAGCATCAAGTCAGGTTTCCAGGCTGTCACCGGCAAGCGTGCCGCCATACGAGCAAAAACAACCTAA
- the LOC6737841 gene encoding phosphoacetylglucosamine mutase: MSINLRTVYAFAREMYPKTSKETIQYGTAGFRGKAEFLDSVMFRMGVLATLRSRYRGGSVIGVMITASHNPEPDNGVKLVDPKGEMLEASWEAIATDLVNVSDQELEQQVAKIIKDNNIDVTTSSQVFVGMDNRYHSPRLLKAVADGVIALKGNVKEYGIVTTPMLHYFVVAANTKEAYGKPTEEGYYDKLIKAFELLRNGRLENGNYRNSIIYDGANGVGARKMLQFIKRMKGSLNVTVINQGIGVGKINEDCGADYVKVQQRPPKSMPEDVKPYTRCVSVDGDADRVVYFFTDDKGEFHLLDGDRIATLVAGYLMELVTQSEISLRLGLVQTAYANGASTDYIVDQLKFPVSCVPTGVKHLHHKALEYDIGVYFEANGHGTIVFSDNAKATIAQVAQTKESAKTLLLLIDLINETVGDAISDMLLVETILNHKGWDVQDWIASYNDLPNRQLKVKVQDRNVIETTDAERVCVKPEGLQTEINQVVANYKRGRAFVRPSGTEDVVRVYAEAATKEDTENLAYEVGLLVQKLAGGVGPPLTKPNSSAHL, from the exons ATGTCTATTAACCTGCGCACCGTCTACGCCTTCGCCCGCGAGATGTACCCAAAGACCTCCAAGGAGACCATCCAATATGGAACAGCTGGCTTTCGCGGCAA GGCTGAGTTCCTGGACAGCGTGATGTTCCGCATGGGCGTTCTGGCCACCCTGCGATCCCGGTACCGCGGTGGCTCCGTCATCGGCGTAATGATCACGGCATCGCACAATCCGGAGCCGGACAACGGAGTGAAGCTGGTCGATCCCAAGGGCGAGATGCTGGAGGCCAGCTGGGAGGCGATAGCCACCGATCTGGTCAACGTCAGCgaccaggagctggagcagcaggtggCCAAGATCATAAAGGACAACAACATCGATGTGACGACCAGTTCGCAGGTGTTTGTGGGCATGGACAACAGATACCACAGTCCGCGGCTGCTGAAAGCGGTGGCCGATGGTGTGATAGCGCTGAAGGGTAACGTCAAGGAGTACGGCATTGTGACCACACCCATGCTGCACTACTTCGTGGTGGCGGCGAATACCAAGGAGGCCTACGGCAAGCCCACCGAGGAGGGTTACTACGATAAGCTGATCAAGGCATTCGAACTGCTGCGCAACGGACGCCTGGAGAACGGCAACTATCGCAACAGCATCATCTACGATGGTGCCAACGGCGTGGGTGCCCGCAAGATGCTGCAGTTCATCAAGCGCATGAAGGGCTCCCTGAACGTGACGGTCATCAACCAGGGCATCGGTGTCGGCAAGATCAACGAGGACTGCGGCGCCGACTACGTGAAGGTGCAGCAAAGGCCGCCGAAATCCATGCCCGAGGATGTGAAGCCCTACACGAGATGCGTCAGCGTGGATGGCGATGCCGATCGCGTGGTGTACTTCTTTACCGACGACAAGGGCGAGTTCCATCTGCTCGATGGCGATCGCATAGCCACGCTGGTCGCCGGCTATCTCATGGAACTGGTCACGCAATCGGAGATCAGCCTGCGGTTGGGCCTGGTGCAAACTGCCTACGCGAATGGTGCATCCACGGACTACATAGTCGACCAGCTGAAGTTTCCCGTTTCGTGCGTACCCACGGGCGTGAAGCATCTGCACCACAAGGCCCTGGAGTACGACATTGGTGTTTACTTCGAGGCGAATGGCCACGGAACGATTGTGTTCAGTGACAATGCCAAGGCGACGATTGCCCAAGTGGCCCAAACCAAGGAGAGTGCCAAGaccttgctgctgctcatcgATCTGATCAACGAGACCGTGGGCGATGCCATATCCGACATGCTGCTGGTGGAAACCATTCTAAATCACAAGGGCTGGGATGTCCAGGACTGGATCGCGTCGTACAACGATCTGCCCAACCGGCAGCTGAAGGTGAAGGTGCAGGATCGCAATGTCATCGAGACGACGGATGCGGAACGCGTGTGCGTGAAGCCCGAGGGTCTGCAGACGGAGATCAACCAGGTGGTGGCCAACTACAAGCGGGGACGCGCCTTCGTCCGTCCCTCGGGCACCGAGGATGTGGTGCGCGTCTATGCCGAGGCAGCCACCAAAGAG GACACCGAAAATCTTGCCTACGAAGTGGGTCTGCTGGTCCAGAAGCTGGCCGGCGGCGTTGGTCCTCCATTGACCAAGCCCAACAGCAGTGCCCACCTGTAG
- the LOC6737842 gene encoding melanotransferrin, whose product MASSLVFVALVGALCFTLANAQHHYDEHKTTRMVWCTKSQAEQYKCQNLTVAIERDRALFDEVFLNLTCFMAYSADECIHHIDREKAHITTLDAGDVFTAGRYNSLIPIMQEKVEGGFADYQSVAVIKKGSLPDLNNLRDMRNKRVCFPWVGSLAGWIVPIHTLQREGGMEVVDCNNQVKTAASYFNNSCAVYSLSDKHNPIGDNSDKLCTLCTGKIPGGRCSSADPYFGYEGAFKCLLEKGDVAFLRHSTVNEMLQTTEFKNIAPDTFELLCRDGRRASINDYRQCNWGQVPADAIVTSSARSFSDRKQYQQFLKRIAELYSDGTRDDQSRQGGQGFNSRNNFNEQNGYGQFDNNDPYRTQNQYDQYRSERLDSSFAEERNQQDGTNTSILYEKFRIFESKRYGKPNLLFQDSSRALTLIPEDDQSFTKYLGPAINFIYGIRECPVPAMTLCVTSENELDKCIKMRTALKAHLLKPELICKKMHSHINCMQFIEAGKADISVFDAGDVYTGGLNYDLVPFMSEVYNLGEPEYYVVAVAKEDDPDTELTYLKGKNTCHTGINTAAGWTYPMALFISNGWIRPYGCDSVRAAAEYFTKSCVPGAISNEYNTGVPYDSMCDLCHGTSYRYCRRDASEEYYGHTGAFRCLVEGGGHVAFMKHTTVMESTGGKRKEWWARNALNDDFELLCTDGTRAEIQEYKRCNLGKVKANAVVTRGGVNYNETQMNAYINLLTYAQQLYGRKEVDAFSFSMFSSPIGHYDLIFQDATRQLQVIPPNKRRYDAYLGSDFMRARRITDCYAGASQVALSVGLLLVGSLVAML is encoded by the exons ATGGCTAGCAGCCTCGTTTTTGTGGCTCTAGTCGGAGCCTTATGCTTTACGCTCGCTAACG CACAACATCACTACGATGAGCACAAGACCACACGGATGGTGTGGTGCACCAAGAGCCAGGCGGAGCAGTACAAGTGCCAGAACCTCACGGTGGCCATCGAGCGGGATCGGGCGCTATTCGACGAGGTGTTCCTCAATCTCACCTGCTTCATGGCCTACAGTGCGGATGAGTGCATCCACCACATCGATCGCGAGAAGGCGCACATCACCACGCTGGATGCGGGCGATGTCTTCACTGCTGGACGGTACAACTCACTCATACCCATCATGCAGGAGAAAGTGGAGGGTGGGTTTGCGGACTATCAATCCGTGGCCGTGATCAAAAAGGGATCTCTGCCAGACTTGAACAATCTGCGCGACATGCGCAACAAGAGAGTGTGCTTCCCCTGGGTGGGCAGCTTGGCCGGTTGGATTGTGCCCATTCACACG ctCCAAAGGGAGGGCGGCATGGAAGTGGTGGACTGCAACAACCAGGTGAAGACGGCCGCCAGCTATTTCAATAATTCGTGTGCTGTGTACTCGCTTTCCGACAAACACAATCCCATTGGCGACAACTCCGATAA ACTTTGTACGCTGTGCACTGGAAAGATCCCCGGAGGACGTTGCTCGTCTGCGGATCCCTACTTTGGCTACGAAGGAGCCTTCAAATGTCTGCTGGAAAAAGGAGATGTTGCCTTCTTGCGCCACTCGACTGTGAATGAAATGCTGCAAACCACCGAATTCA AGAACATAGCACCCGACACTTTTGAGCTGCTCTGTCGCGACGGTCGCCGTGCCTCCATCAACGATTATCGCCAGTGTAATTGGGGCCAAGTGCCCGCCGATGCCATTGTCACATCTTCGGCTCGCAGCTTCAGCGATCGCAAGCAGTATCAGCAGTTCCTGAAGCGCATCGCCGAGCTCTACTCCGATGGCACACGTGATGATCAGAGCAGGCAGGGAGGACAAGGCTTCAACAGCCGTAACAACTTCAACGAACAGAATGGCTATGGCCAGTTCGATAATAATGATCCGTACAGAACGCAGAATCAATACGATCAGTATCGCAGCGAGCGATTGGACAGCAGTTTCGCAGAGGAAAGAAACCAGCAGGACGGCACGAACACTTCCATACTCTATGAGAAGTTCCGCATCTTCGAGTCGAAGCGCTATGGCAAGCCAAATTTGTTGTTCCAG GATTCTAGTCGTGCTCTAACCTTGATTCCCGAAGATGATCAGTCTTTTACCAAGTACCTGGGCCCTGCCATCAACTTTATCTACGGCATCCGTGAGTGTCCAGTTCCAGCGATGACGCTTTGCGTGACTTCAGAGAATGAGCTTGATAAATGCATCAAGATGAGG ACTGCCCTGAAGGCTCACCTCCTGAAACCGGAACTCATCTGCAAGAAAATGCACTCCCACATCAACTGCATGCAGTTCATCGAAGCGGGCAAAGCAGACATCTCGGTTTTCGATGCCGGCGATGTCTACACTGGTGGCCTCAACTACGACCTGGTGCCCTTCATGTCGGAGGTGTACAATCTGGGCGAGCCCGAGTACTATGTGGTGGCCGTGGCCAAGGAGGATGATCCCGATACGGAGCTAACTTACCTGAAGGGTAAAAATACCTGCCACACGGGCATCAACACCGCCGCTGGCTGGACATATCCGATGGCGCTATTCATCTCGAACGGCTGGATTCGTCCCTACGGATGCGATTCGGTTCGAGCTGCCGCGGAGTACTTCACCAAGTCGTGTGTGCCGGGTGCCATTAGCAATGAGTACAACACCGGAGTGCCATACGACAGCATGTGCGATCTGTGTCATGGAACTAGCTATCGCTACTGTCGTCGCGATGCCTCCGAGGAATACTACGGGCACACGGGTGCATTCCGTTGCCTCGTCGAGGGCGGCGGTCACGTGGCCTTCATGAAGCACACCACGGTGATGGAAAGCACGGGCGGCAAACGCAAGGAATGGTGGGCCAGGAATGCCCTGAACGATGACTTCGAGCTGCTCTGCACGGATGGTACTCGTGCCGAGATCCAGGAATACAAGCGCTGCAATCTGGGCAAGGTTAAGGCCAATGCTGTGGTCACCCGCGGCGGAGTCAACTACAATGAGACCCAGATGAATGCCTACATCAATCTGCTGACCTATGCCCAACAATTGTACGGTCGCAAGGAAGTGGACGCCTTCAGTTTCAGCATGTTCTCCTCGCCGATCGGGCACTACGATCTGATCTTCCAGGACGCCACGCGGCAGCTGCAAGTCATCCCGCCCAATAAGCGCAGGTACGATGCCTATTTGGGCAGCGACTTCATGCGGGCTCGCCGCATCACCGACTGCTATGCTGGTGCCTCCCAGGTGGCATTATCCGTGGGCCTGCTCCTCGTGGGCTCCCTGGTTGCAATGCTCTGA
- the LOC6737843 gene encoding uncharacterized protein LOC6737843, whose amino-acid sequence MAVLRGWRFVGFVSCIVGAVGLTLYPVIVDPMVNTEKYKTLQEYSKIKRDELQHIRRQ is encoded by the coding sequence ATGGCAGTCCTGCGTGGTTGGAGATTCGTTGGATTCGTGTCCTGCATTGTGGGCGCAGTGGGCCTCACCCTATACCCCGTGATTGTGGACCCAATGGTGAACACGGAGAAATACAAAACGCTGCAGGAATACAGCAAAATCAAGCGAGATGAACTGCAGCACATTAGAAGGCAGTAG
- the LOC6737844 gene encoding phosphomannomutase, translated as MSTAALKRDEILLLFDVDGTLTMPRSVVTPEFEEFFYSRVKPRATIGIVGGSDLEKMFEQLNGRKILNEFDFIFPENGLVQIEGGKEVGKQNIIMHLGEETVKRFINFVLRYLSELDVPIKRGTFIEFRNGMMNVCPIGRQCTREERNMFAEYDIEHKVREKMIKDLKQEFADVDLTYSIGGQISFDVFPHGWDKTYCLRHIEAHYKFKEIHFFGDKTEPGGNDYEIYSDPRTISHRVYTPKDTQRILTEILEL; from the coding sequence atgagcACCGCCGCATTGAAGCGTGATGAAATCCTGCTGCTCTTCGACGTGGACGGCACTCTAACGATGCCCAGATCCGTGGTCACGCCGGAGTTCGAGGAGTTCTTCTACTCGCGGGTGAAGCCGAGGGCGACCATCGGAATCGTCGGAGGATCGGATCTAGAGAAGATGTTCGAGCAGCTAAACGGCAGGAAGATACTCAACGAGTTCGACTTCATATTCCCGGAGAATGGGCTGGTCCAGATCGAGGGCGGAAAGGAGGTGGGAAAGCAGAATATCATCATGCATTTGGGCGAGGAGACGGTGAAGCGATTCATTAACTTTGTGCTGCGCTACCTGTCCGAACTGGATGTGCCCATCAAGAGGGGCACCTTCATCGAGTTCCGGAATGGCATGATGAACGTGTGTCCCATTGGCAGGCAGTGCACTCGGGAGGAGCGCAACATGTTCGCCGAATACGACATTGAGCACAAGGTGCGCGAGAAAATGATCAAGGACCTGAAGCAGGAGTTTGCCGATGTGGATCTCACGTACTCGATTGGTGGTCAGATCAGCTTCGATGTCTTCCCGCATGGTTGGGACAAGACCTACTGCCTGCGACACATCGAAGCGCACTACAAGTTCAAGGAAATCCACTTTTTCGGCGATAAAACGGAGCCGGGCGGCAATGACTATGAGATCTATAGCGATCCTCGAACCATCAGCCATAGGGTATATACTCCCAAGGACACGCAACGCATTCTCACCGAGATTCTGGAGCTGTGA
- the LOC6737845 gene encoding kelch domain-containing protein 4 has product MGKKDKNKKKGKGAEKTAMKTDKKQAARQKKMLEKLGEANIADIIQLLEAKEGKIEAISESVCPPPTPRSNFSLVCHPEKEELIMFGGELYTGTKTTVYNDLFFYNTKTAEWRQLKSPSGPTPRSGHQMVAVASNGGELWMFGGEHASPSQLQFHHYKDLWKFALKSRKWERITAPNGPSPRSGHRMTVSKKRLFIFGGFHDNNQSYHYFNDMHIFSLESYQWLKAEIGGAIVPSPRSGCCIAASPEGKIYVWGGYSRASMKKEADRGVTHTDMFVLSQDKNAGDADNKYKWAPVKPGGYKPKPRSSVGCTVAANGKAYTFGGVMDVDEDDEDVHGQFGDDLLAFDLTSQTWRLQEIQTKSSSAEKKDSEESKDVEMSAVDKPVTTTTDGIFTVTVGGPSTSAPFVSKIPSLFAKPKPTNVPSPRMNPGMCVCKGTLYIFGGIFEEDDKQFTYNDFYALDLHKLEWKVLIPNSLKAHEWEDSGSSSSDEECSGSDEDVSSSSGMDTD; this is encoded by the exons ATGggcaaaaaggacaaaaacaagaagaagggcAAGGGAGCCGAGAAAACCGCCATGAAAACGGACAAAAAGCAGGCGGCGCGGCAAAagaaaatgctggaaaaactGGGAGAA GCAAATATAGCTGATATCATCCAATTGCTGGAGGCCAAGGAGGGCAAGATTGAAGCCATCAGTGAGTCCGTTTGCCCGCCACCTACACCCCGATCCAATTTCAGCTTAGTTTGCCATCCGGAAAAGGAGGAGCTCATCATGTTTGGCGGCGAACTGTACACTGGCACAAAAACCACCGTGTATAACGATTTGTTCTTTTACAACACCAAAACCGCCGAGTGGAGGCAGCTGAAATCGCCATCGGGACCCACGCCCAGAAGTGGACACCAAATGGTGGCGGTGGCCAGCAATGGAGGAGAACTCTGG ATGTTTGGTGGCGAGCATGCGAGTCCCTCCCAGCTGCAGTTCCATCACTACAAGGATCTCTGGAAGTTCGCACTGAAATCCCGCAAATGGGAGAGGATAACTGCGCCCAATGGACCAAGTCCTCGGAGCGGGCATCGAATGACCGTCTCCAAGAAGCGCCTGTTCATCTTCGGTGGCTTCCATGACAATAATCAATCGTATCATTACTTCAATGATATGCACATCTTCTCATTGGAATCCTATCAATGGCTTAAAGCGGAAATAGGAGGAGCAATTGTGCCATCTCCACGTTCTGGCTGCTGCATTGCAGCTTCTCCGGAGGGAAAGATCTACGTTTGGGGCGGTTACTCGCGGGCCTCCATGAAGAAGGAGGCGGACAGAGGAGTAACACACACGGATATGTTTGTCCTGAGTCAAGATA AAAACGCCGGCGATGCAGACAACAAGTACAAGTGGGCACCCGTGAAACCTGGCGGATATAAGCCCAAACCGCGTAGCAGCGTTGGCTGCACTGTGGCTGCGAATGGCAAGGCCTATACCTTCGGTGGTGTTATGGACGTCGATGAGGACGACGAAGATGTGCACGGACAGTTCGGCGATGATCTACTGGCCTTCGATTTGACCTCCCAAACATGGAGATTGCAGGAGATCCAAACTAAAAGCAGCAGCGCTGAGAAGAAGGATTCGGAGGAGAGCAAAGATGTGGAGATGTCGGCTGTTGATAAGCCAGTGACCACCACCACGGATGGCATTTTCACGGTCACCGTTGGCGGTCCCAGTACCAGCGCGCCATTCGTGTCCAAAATACCCAGCCTGTTCGCCAAACCCAAGCCGACGAATGTGCCATCTCCGCGCATGAATCCCGGCATGTGCGTGTGCAAGGGAACGCTGTATATTTTCGGTGGCATCTTCGAAGAGGACGACAAGCAGTTCACCTACAACGATTTCTACGCCCTGGACTTGCACAAGCTGGAGTGGAAGGTGCTAATCCCCAATAGCTTGAAGGCCCACGAGTGGGAGGatagcggcagcagcagctccgaCGAGGAGTGCAGTGGCAGCGATGAGGATGTCTCCAGCAGCTCGGGCATGGACACGGATTAA